One Prevotella melaninogenica DNA window includes the following coding sequences:
- a CDS encoding TonB-dependent receptor plug domain-containing protein — MNKIIYLAGLTLLSVLPATAQQNAVDSTATLKDQTLDNVTVTTRRASVRSLAGAINGKDILRDELFKAACCNLGESFVNNASVDVNYSDATTGAKQIKLLGLSGTYVQMLTENLPNFRGAALPYGLGYVPGSWMKSMQVSKGNTSVKNGYEAMTGQINVEYVKPEDPTGMSVNLYGSTMGKFEANADGNIHINGNKNLSTEILAHYENNWRHHDGNGDGFQDAPKVRQYNLQNRWFWKQGDYILHAGLSLLKEDRMSGQTPHAAATNPYRIDIGTDRYEAYMKHAFVLNKEHATNIALMGNVSMHKQQAQYGIKQYDVNEKNAYASLMFETNFTDEHNLSAGLSLNHDYLHQRLTLPATAIPADYGNLYPLTRGIESETTPGAYVQYTYNLHSRFIAMAGLRVDHSNVYGTFFTPRFHLKWVPADFLTLRLSAGKGYRSPHALAENNYLMASGRRLIIDKLDQEAAWNYGASLNFNIPIGNKMLKINTDYYYTHFLSQMLIDYDSNPQELHITNLNGKSFSHTFQIEASYPLFKGLELGAAYRYNLVKATYGGKLMWKPLQSRYKGLLTLSYKTPLGLWQFDATAALNGGGRMPESYTLASGERSWAGSYKAYGQLSGQVTRYFRNFSLYIGGENLTNYKQKNPIIGYQNPWANSFEPTMVYGPVEGAMAYVGIRLNLGKRQ; from the coding sequence ATGAATAAAATTATATATTTAGCAGGACTGACCTTGCTGTCTGTTCTACCTGCTACCGCACAGCAAAATGCAGTCGACTCGACCGCAACCCTAAAAGACCAGACACTGGATAACGTGACCGTTACAACGCGAAGGGCCTCTGTGCGCTCATTAGCTGGAGCCATCAACGGTAAAGACATCCTACGTGACGAACTCTTCAAGGCTGCTTGCTGTAATCTTGGTGAGAGCTTTGTCAACAACGCTTCAGTAGATGTAAACTACTCAGATGCGACAACGGGTGCCAAACAAATCAAACTCCTTGGTCTTAGTGGTACATATGTTCAGATGTTGACAGAGAACCTTCCTAACTTTCGTGGTGCTGCTCTCCCTTATGGTTTGGGCTATGTACCAGGCAGTTGGATGAAGAGTATGCAGGTGAGTAAGGGTAATACATCCGTCAAGAATGGCTACGAAGCGATGACAGGTCAGATTAATGTGGAATACGTTAAACCTGAAGATCCAACAGGTATGAGCGTCAACCTCTATGGCAGTACGATGGGTAAATTCGAGGCAAATGCGGATGGTAACATTCATATCAATGGCAACAAGAACCTCAGTACGGAAATCCTTGCCCACTATGAAAACAACTGGAGACATCATGATGGCAATGGAGACGGATTCCAAGATGCCCCAAAGGTGAGACAATACAACCTGCAGAACCGTTGGTTTTGGAAGCAGGGCGATTATATTTTACATGCAGGTTTGTCGCTGTTGAAGGAAGACCGCATGAGTGGTCAGACTCCTCATGCTGCTGCAACGAATCCTTATCGCATTGATATCGGCACCGACCGCTACGAGGCTTATATGAAACATGCCTTTGTTCTCAATAAGGAACACGCCACAAACATCGCTTTGATGGGTAATGTATCTATGCACAAGCAGCAGGCGCAATATGGTATTAAGCAGTATGATGTCAACGAGAAGAATGCTTATGCATCACTTATGTTTGAGACAAACTTCACCGATGAGCACAATCTCTCTGCTGGTTTGAGCCTCAACCATGATTACTTGCATCAGCGTCTGACGCTCCCTGCAACGGCTATCCCTGCCGATTACGGTAATCTCTACCCACTCACACGTGGCATTGAGAGTGAGACAACACCTGGCGCATACGTTCAGTACACCTATAACCTGCATAGTCGATTCATCGCTATGGCAGGATTGCGTGTCGACCATAGCAATGTTTACGGTACGTTCTTCACTCCTCGCTTCCACTTGAAATGGGTACCAGCCGACTTCCTGACCCTTCGCCTCTCTGCAGGTAAGGGCTATCGCAGTCCGCACGCACTGGCTGAGAACAATTACCTCATGGCTTCGGGCCGCCGACTTATCATCGATAAGCTCGATCAAGAGGCTGCATGGAACTATGGTGCGAGTCTTAATTTCAACATTCCAATAGGAAATAAGATGCTGAAAATCAATACTGATTACTATTACACGCACTTCCTTTCACAGATGTTGATTGACTATGATAGTAATCCACAGGAGCTGCACATCACCAATCTCAATGGAAAGAGCTTCTCGCATACCTTCCAAATCGAAGCTTCTTATCCTTTGTTCAAGGGTCTTGAGCTGGGAGCAGCCTACCGATATAACCTCGTTAAGGCGACGTATGGAGGAAAACTGATGTGGAAACCACTGCAGAGTCGTTACAAAGGACTCTTGACGCTCAGCTATAAAACACCTTTAGGACTCTGGCAGTTTGATGCTACTGCAGCCTTGAACGGAGGTGGTAGAATGCCAGAATCTTACACCTTAGCATCGGGCGAACGCTCATGGGCGGGCAGCTATAAGGCCTACGGACAGCTTAGCGGTCAGGTGACACGCTACTTCCGCAACTTCTCTCTTTATATTGGTGGGGAAAACCTTACCAATTACAAGCAGAAGAATCCTATCATTGGCTATCAAAATCCGTGGGCTAACAGCTTCGAACCAACAATGGTCTATGGTCCTGTAGAGGGTGCAATGGCATACGTTGGTATCCGTCTGAACCTCGGTAAACGACAGTAA
- a CDS encoding GH25 family lysozyme: MFNYRPSRRSLYVGGGILLTLLLLYIIFRCLPPSQEEVDKSAVTIRQEAYYTLEADGKPLVYFADYVDSAFVGGSINKDSIHTRSITQRGYWVNQLPVVPSCHGRILIRWNYKPLTIVNLKGKGVLRLVRQTMAQMDSELDGLQTKSNEMGYYLRVHSVQDYGYNKIAEYHTEVVQQMDSLRRMMKVLDSLSTSSAQLRIRQQNRYAIQTSSKKAKPTVCNRLEIDKKNDCVLLQTENKRTPIRLITRLQKSGAIDALNAYYKTHAATISSLAKGIRIAGGRYEGESQKNVPNGYGKYYGDDGSFYDGHWKDGKRDGFGIYVAPHEYLQVGEWKADVFKGERLTYTSDRIYGIDLSRHQHEKNNKVYHIYWNKLRITDLGTLSTKTIKGKVDYPVSFAYVKSTEGCTVLNAYYEADYKAARAHGIRTGTYHFFSTMSPGAAQVAYFLKCSKFNKGDLPPVLDVEPTDAQIVAMGGAEVIFRNIRAWMSLVQKRTGKRPILYISQTFANTYMPLAPDLGDNYHIWIARYGEYKPNFKLAYWQLSPDGKVRGIHGDVDINVFNGYRNQYEEFLKRHCF; encoded by the coding sequence ATGTTCAACTACCGCCCTTCAAGGCGAAGCCTGTATGTAGGAGGGGGCATTTTGCTTACTCTTCTACTCTTATATATTATCTTTCGTTGTCTGCCTCCTTCACAAGAGGAGGTGGATAAGAGTGCTGTGACCATTCGTCAGGAGGCTTATTACACGTTAGAGGCTGATGGTAAGCCCCTTGTATACTTTGCTGATTATGTCGACTCAGCCTTTGTGGGTGGCTCTATCAATAAAGATTCAATTCATACACGCAGCATCACGCAACGTGGTTATTGGGTGAACCAGCTGCCCGTAGTGCCTTCTTGCCACGGACGTATTCTCATTCGGTGGAATTACAAACCCTTAACAATCGTCAACTTAAAAGGAAAAGGGGTGCTAAGGCTTGTTCGTCAGACGATGGCTCAGATGGATTCGGAGTTAGACGGATTGCAAACGAAGAGCAACGAGATGGGTTATTATCTTCGTGTACATAGCGTTCAGGATTACGGATATAACAAGATTGCGGAATATCATACTGAGGTGGTGCAGCAGATGGATTCACTTCGTCGGATGATGAAGGTGTTGGATTCTCTCTCTACTTCTTCTGCCCAGCTGCGCATTCGACAGCAAAATCGCTATGCTATTCAGACTTCCTCTAAGAAGGCGAAACCTACTGTTTGCAACCGTTTGGAAATAGATAAGAAGAACGATTGTGTACTCCTGCAAACCGAAAATAAAAGAACGCCAATTCGCTTGATTACTCGCTTGCAGAAAAGTGGGGCGATAGATGCACTAAATGCATACTATAAGACCCACGCAGCTACTATCAGCAGCCTTGCAAAGGGCATTCGTATTGCTGGCGGACGATATGAGGGTGAGAGCCAGAAGAACGTTCCGAATGGTTATGGAAAGTACTATGGCGACGATGGCAGCTTCTATGACGGACATTGGAAGGACGGAAAACGCGACGGCTTTGGCATCTATGTTGCGCCACACGAGTATCTGCAAGTGGGTGAATGGAAGGCGGATGTGTTTAAAGGTGAACGTCTTACATACACCTCCGACCGTATCTATGGCATCGACCTCTCACGTCATCAGCACGAGAAGAATAATAAGGTGTATCACATCTATTGGAACAAACTACGCATCACCGACCTCGGTACGCTGAGTACGAAGACAATCAAGGGGAAGGTGGATTATCCTGTTTCCTTCGCTTACGTGAAGTCTACGGAGGGTTGTACGGTGCTAAACGCTTATTACGAGGCTGATTACAAGGCAGCACGTGCGCATGGTATTCGAACAGGTACCTATCATTTCTTTTCTACCATGTCACCAGGTGCAGCACAAGTAGCCTATTTCCTCAAGTGTAGTAAGTTTAATAAGGGCGACCTACCACCAGTCTTAGACGTTGAGCCGACCGATGCGCAGATTGTTGCGATGGGTGGAGCGGAGGTGATATTCCGCAATATTCGTGCGTGGATGAGTCTTGTGCAGAAGCGAACAGGTAAACGCCCTATCCTTTATATCAGTCAGACTTTTGCCAACACTTACATGCCATTGGCACCCGATTTGGGCGATAACTACCACATATGGATAGCCCGCTATGGTGAGTATAAACCCAACTTCAAATTGGCTTACTGGCAGTTAAGTCCTGATGGTAAGGTGCGTGGCATCCATGGCGATGTCGACATCAACGTCTTCAATGGCTATCGCAACCAGTATGAGGAGTTCCTTAAACGCCATTGCTTCTAA
- a CDS encoding beta-N-acetylhexosaminidase yields the protein MKKILLSVALMMATFSLHATDANYQVVPLPQSITAEKGTPFVLDANTVINVASNDEAMRRNGEFLKQYIQEATGIVLNGMNKKGSTITLKLNAKVENEEGYVITVKGKNITVEGKTPRGVFYGVQTLRKSLPLEKAENVTFPAARIIDYPRFGYRGTMLDCARHYFKMSFIKEFIDMLALHNVNTFHWHLTEDQGWRAQIDRYPKLTEVGSKRAQTVIGRMTGLFDETPYGGYYTKDEMREVVKYAADRYITVIPEIDMPGHMLAALAAYPELGCTGGPYKVAEQWGVFPDILCAGHPETYEFVNNVLDEIIEIFPSKYIHIGGDEAPRTRWQHCPRCQAEIKHLGLKGSNGFSAEAQLQAHFMNQVAKHLESKGRNIIGWDEILEGDVDKGTTVMSWRGVNGGIEAAKRGLDAIMTPTTYYYLDFYQKPDNRMILIGNMLPVEKTYSYNPVPDDAAPEMKKHVKGVQANLWTEYVIGRDLAFFQLLPRVAAMAETGWTENDKKDFASFKARETRLNELYKHFGWKTCQDLYKEKK from the coding sequence ATGAAGAAAATCTTACTTTCAGTGGCATTGATGATGGCTACATTCTCACTTCATGCCACAGATGCGAACTACCAGGTAGTTCCTCTCCCACAAAGCATTACTGCTGAGAAGGGTACACCATTCGTTTTAGATGCTAACACCGTTATTAATGTTGCAAGCAACGATGAGGCTATGCGCCGTAATGGTGAATTCTTGAAGCAATATATCCAAGAGGCAACCGGTATTGTGCTCAATGGTATGAACAAGAAAGGAAGTACTATCACCTTGAAACTCAATGCAAAGGTTGAGAATGAGGAGGGTTATGTTATCACTGTAAAGGGTAAGAATATTACCGTTGAGGGCAAGACTCCACGTGGTGTATTCTATGGTGTACAGACACTTCGTAAGTCATTGCCATTGGAGAAGGCTGAGAACGTAACCTTCCCAGCAGCTCGTATCATTGACTATCCACGCTTCGGCTATCGTGGTACGATGCTCGATTGCGCTCGTCACTATTTCAAGATGAGTTTCATTAAGGAGTTCATTGATATGTTGGCGCTCCACAATGTCAACACCTTCCACTGGCATCTCACTGAGGATCAGGGCTGGCGTGCACAGATTGACCGCTATCCAAAGCTTACAGAGGTTGGTTCAAAGCGTGCGCAGACAGTTATTGGTCGTATGACAGGACTCTTTGATGAGACTCCATACGGTGGTTACTATACAAAGGATGAGATGCGTGAAGTTGTGAAGTATGCAGCTGACCGTTATATCACTGTTATCCCTGAGATTGACATGCCAGGCCACATGCTTGCTGCCTTGGCTGCTTATCCAGAGCTTGGTTGTACTGGTGGTCCTTACAAAGTGGCTGAGCAATGGGGCGTATTCCCAGACATTCTCTGCGCTGGTCATCCTGAGACCTACGAGTTTGTGAACAATGTTCTCGATGAAATTATAGAAATTTTCCCATCAAAATACATCCATATTGGTGGCGACGAGGCCCCACGTACTCGTTGGCAACACTGTCCACGTTGTCAGGCTGAAATCAAACATCTCGGCTTGAAGGGCTCTAACGGCTTCTCTGCAGAGGCTCAGCTACAAGCTCACTTCATGAATCAAGTGGCAAAACACTTGGAGTCTAAGGGACGTAACATCATCGGTTGGGACGAGATTCTTGAGGGTGATGTAGACAAGGGTACAACTGTCATGAGCTGGCGTGGTGTGAATGGTGGTATTGAGGCAGCTAAGCGTGGCTTGGATGCTATCATGACTCCAACCACTTATTATTACCTTGATTTCTATCAGAAGCCAGATAATCGCATGATTCTCATCGGTAATATGCTCCCTGTTGAGAAGACTTACAGTTACAATCCAGTGCCAGACGATGCTGCTCCTGAGATGAAAAAGCACGTTAAGGGTGTACAGGCAAACCTCTGGACAGAGTATGTTATTGGTCGCGACCTCGCTTTCTTCCAGCTCCTCCCACGTGTTGCAGCTATGGCAGAGACTGGTTGGACAGAGAACGATAAGAAGGACTTCGCTTCTTTCAAGGCACGTGAAACCCGTCTGAACGAGCTTTACAAGCACTTCGGTTGGAAGACTTGCCAGGACCTTTATAAGGAGAAGAAGTAA
- a CDS encoding Na+/H+ antiporter NhaC family protein, whose protein sequence is MTENKKGLLALSPLLVFIVLYLVTSIISGDFYKVPITVAFMASSIFAIAISGGYPLAKRIEIYSKGASTDNMMMMLWIFVLAGAFANSAKDMGSIDATVNLTLSVLPDNMLLPGLFLAACFISMSIGTSVGTIVALTPIAAGIATSTGSSLPFVVAIVVGGSFFGDNLSFISDTTVVATRTQECKMADKFRVNFFIVAPAAVLILLVYIFLGRDIHTTGQVANVDIYRVIPYMAVLVCALFGMNVMAVLTIGIILTGAIGIIAGSYDVYGWFGSMGAGIKGMGELIIITMMAGGMLEIIRENGGVDYLIKMITRHVNSKRGAELTIAFLVSLVDICTANNTVAILTVGGLSKQIGDRYGVDKRKAASILDTFSCCAQGLIPYGAQILMAAGLAKINPVSIVPFLYYPMLLGITAFLSILFHYPRRYS, encoded by the coding sequence ATGACAGAAAACAAAAAAGGACTCCTCGCGTTGAGTCCGCTACTTGTGTTCATCGTACTATATCTGGTCACTTCAATCATATCGGGTGACTTCTATAAGGTACCGATTACCGTGGCTTTCATGGCTTCGAGTATCTTTGCTATTGCCATATCAGGAGGCTATCCGCTCGCAAAACGAATTGAAATATACAGCAAGGGAGCCAGCACAGACAACATGATGATGATGTTGTGGATATTCGTACTTGCTGGAGCATTTGCCAACTCGGCTAAGGATATGGGCAGTATTGACGCTACGGTCAACCTAACCCTCTCTGTCCTACCAGATAACATGCTGCTGCCAGGACTCTTCCTCGCTGCTTGCTTCATCTCTATGAGTATCGGAACGAGCGTTGGAACTATCGTTGCACTCACCCCTATCGCAGCAGGTATTGCCACTTCTACGGGGAGTTCGCTTCCTTTTGTCGTTGCAATCGTAGTCGGTGGTTCGTTCTTTGGCGACAACCTTTCGTTTATTAGCGATACAACCGTTGTGGCAACAAGGACACAGGAGTGTAAGATGGCAGATAAGTTTAGAGTAAACTTCTTCATCGTAGCCCCTGCAGCAGTCTTGATTCTGCTTGTCTATATCTTCTTGGGAAGAGATATACATACGACAGGACAGGTCGCTAACGTTGACATCTACAGAGTAATTCCTTACATGGCAGTACTGGTTTGTGCACTCTTTGGTATGAACGTGATGGCTGTTTTGACCATTGGAATTATCCTCACAGGTGCTATTGGCATCATTGCTGGCAGCTACGATGTCTATGGTTGGTTTGGAAGTATGGGCGCAGGAATCAAAGGTATGGGCGAACTGATTATCATCACGATGATGGCAGGTGGTATGTTAGAGATTATCCGTGAGAATGGTGGTGTCGACTATCTCATCAAGATGATCACCCGACACGTCAACAGTAAGCGCGGAGCAGAGCTAACAATAGCTTTCCTCGTAAGTTTGGTGGATATCTGTACAGCCAATAATACGGTGGCAATCCTCACCGTGGGTGGTCTTTCGAAGCAGATAGGCGACCGCTATGGTGTAGACAAACGTAAGGCAGCCAGCATCCTCGACACCTTCTCATGCTGTGCGCAGGGCTTGATTCCCTATGGTGCACAGATATTAATGGCAGCAGGTTTGGCAAAGATAAACCCCGTGAGCATCGTCCCATTCTTGTATTATCCAATGTTATTGGGTATCACAGCCTTCCTTTCTATCCTCTTCCATTATCCCCGTCGTTATTCATAA